In the genome of bacterium, the window GAAGGGATGTATATTAATAACAATATTGGTCTTGGACATCGGAGGTTAAGCATTATTGATTTAGCCCAGGGACATCAACCTTTGTCTAATGAAGATAAGACTATCTGGGTTGTTTTTAATGGTGAGATATATAACTACCCAGAATTGCGTGATGAACTAATTAATAAAGGACATCTCTTTACAACTAACTCAGATACTGAGGTAATCGTTCATCTTTACGAGGAAAAAGGGGATGAATTTGTTTGCTATTTAAGAGGGATGTTTAGTATTGGACTATGGGATGCAAAAGCAAAAAAGCTTATCCTCTGTCGAGATAGAGTGGGAAAGAAACCACTTCACTATTTTATTGATAAGGATAGAATCATATTTGGCTCTGAAATAAAGTCAATTTTACAAGACCAAACTATAAAAAAGGTATTAAATTATGAAGCGGTAGATGATTTTCTTAGTTTTTTGTGTGTACCAGCTCCTAAAACCATTTTTAAAGGAATATCTAAACTTTTACCTGCCCATATCTTAATTTGTACCTCTACTGGAATCTCCATTCGGGAATATTGGGATTTTAAGTTTGAAACTACCCCGGGATTAAACGAAGATGAATACAAGGAAAATTTAACTCATCTCTTGAAAGAATCTGTCCAATGTAGATTAATGAGTGAAGTGCCATTGGGGGCTTTTCTAAGTGGTGGGATTGACTCCAGCTGTGTCGTGGGAATGATGTCGCAATTATCTGAAAAACCTGTGATAACATCTTCTATTGGTTTTGATGAAGCGGTATTTGATGAATTGAAATTTGCCCGGCTGGTTGCCTCACATCTTAAAACAAATCATCATGAATATATCGTTAGACCTGATGCTTTAGAGGTATTATCTAAATTAGTCTATCATTTTGACGAACCTTTTGCGGATTCTTCAGCAATCCCAACTTATTATGTCTCTAAAATGGCAAAAGAGGATGTTACCGTAGCTTTGAGTGGCGATGGGGGAGATGAGTTCTTTGCCGGCTACAACTCCTACCAATACAATATTTCTCAAGATAGAATTCGTCGCCTTATTCCAGAATTTATCAAGCGATATATTCTTCGGCCTTTTTTAAATCACTATCCGAAATTTTTACGGGCAAAAAGATATTTAACCAGTATTTCCTCTTCATTTGAATCGACACTGATGATGAGCAAGTCTTTTTATGATGCTCAAATGAAACAACAGTTATATACGGATGAATTTAAGTCCCAACTAAGTGGTTATGACCCTTTTGTTGTCCTGGAACCTTATTTGAATCGCTCAAAGGGATGGGATACACTCTCCAGAGCCCAATATATTGATGCTAAAACCTATCTTTCGGATGATATATTGGTTAAAGTTGATAGAATGAGTATGGCGGTATCTTTAGAAGTTCGCGCACCTTTGTTAGACCATAAATTAATTGAATTTGTTGCGACTATTCCTCCAGAACTACGATTAAAAAAAGGTGTATCTAAATATATCCTTAAAAAAAGCATGGAGGAATTAGTTCCATTAGAAATATTAGAAAGAGGAAAGAAAGGATTTTCTGTCCCCCTTAATCTCTGGTTAAAAAAAGACCTGAAAAATATGGTTGAAGAAACCCTGCTTGTCCCAAAAGCCCTTCAGCGGGGATACTTTAAACCTGAATATATCCAATGGATGTGGCGTGAATATCAAAAAGGAACTAAAAACCTTGCTACCCAATTTTGGTGCCTGTTGATGTTTGAACTCTGGCATAGGGCATATATTGAGGGAGAACAGATATAATGAGAAAGATAAATGTTATGCATTTAGTTTATTCTTTAACCAGGGGTGGGATGGAAACAGGATTGGTTGCACGGGTGAATAAACATAATCAGGACTTATTTAACCCTGCTCTTTGCTCTTTTACCACAGGAGGTGCTTTAAAGGAATTAGTAAAAGACGGCATCGAAATAGTAGAATTAAAAAAGAAAAAAGGGAATGATTGGACACTTCCTCTAAAATTGATGGGGTTATTTAAAAAGAAGAATATTCAGATTGTTTATACCCATAACTGGGGAACCTTGTGTGAAGGTGTCATTGGCGCTCGATTGGCTGGTGTCCCAATTGTTATCCATCAAGAACACGGAACCGTCATTGATGTTGTTAAATCTAAAAAGATAAGATTTTGGGCTCAACGATTTATCTTTAATTTTGTGGACCAAATAACAACTGTTTCAGAATCCTTACGGAAATTAATGATTGACTCTCTGGGAATAAATGAAAAAAAGATTATTACTATCTTAAATGGCGTGGATTTAGACAGATTTAAAAATAATATAAATAAAAATGAAGAGAGGAAAAAACTTGGCTTAAGCGTTGATGAACCTGTAATTGGAACAATAGGTAGATTCGTTCCGGTTAAAGACCATAAGACGCTTTTATTCAGTATGTTAGATATAAAAAATGAGGTTCCAGGTATAAAATTACTCCTGATTGGCGATGGCCCACTAAAAAATGAATTGGAGGCTCTTGTAAAAAAACTTGGATTAAGTGAAAATGTTTTAATGCCTGGCGAAAGAGGTGACATCCCGCAATTGTTAAAAACAATGGATGTGTTTATCCTTCCTTCTCTATTTGAGGCGATGTCACGAACTATATTAGAAGCATTTGCCTCAGAAATACCTGTTGTTACTACAAATGTTGGTGGAAATCCTGAGGTCATAACTCACAACTTAAACGGTTTATTAGTTCCGCCACAAAATCCAAAGGCATTAGCCGGGGCAATAATTAGTCTTCTTAAAGACAAAAATAAGGCATTTCGATTTGGAGTGGCTGGAAAAAAATTAGTCGAAGAAAAATTCTCTCTCCAACGAATGGTCGAGGATGATGAAAAATTGTTTAAATATCACCTGAAAAGAGTAGGTCTCTTGAAATATGGGAACTCATCCTGATGGCACTGACTTGAGCACTATAGCCATCTATTTTGTTGTAGTATTTTTAACCACAAAGATGATATAGCACTTATTAATCGAAATTTGACCCAGATATGGCTATGAAATTCCAAATCACAAATTCCAAAATACAAATAAATTCCAATGACCAAAATTCAAAACATTGCCCCCATAGTTTGGTATTTATTACTTGAAATTTGGTGCTTATTTGAGATTTGGTGCTTGGGATTTGGGATTTTTTACTTATCCACCCTGAGTAAAATTTTGACTAATAACTGCTATAGGATTTATAAATTATAGTTGACAATAATTTTAAATTATGATAAACTAAACATTATGAAAATAAATGTTTCGCAAATCATAAAGGTAATAGAATTCTGGCAGAATACCTCAAGAGGAGATAAACTTTATCCCAGGGCTATCGTTGAAGCAATAGACATTAAGACCAGCGAGATTGTAGATATTATTGGACCAAGACGAAGTGGTAAATCCTCTGTTCTAAAACTATTGATAAAACATTTAAACCTTAAGGATAATTCTTTATATATAAATTTTGAGGACCCCTATTTTATCGAGCACGACCACCCATCAATTATTGAAGAGATAATATCAGTTTATAAAGAATATTTTAATCCAGGTCTTTGCTACCTTTTCTTTGATGAGATACAGGTAATAAGCCAATGGGAGCGAACTATCCGAAAATTGCGTGATTCATCCCAATTTAAGATATTCATAACTGGTTCGTCATCAAAACTTCTCAGTAGTGAGATAGCATCTTTGCTAACCGGAAGGCATTTGTCTTATCAACTTCTGCCCCTCTCATTTGGTGAATACCTTCAATTCAAAGGGGTAGAGATTCTTAATAAAAAGGACATCATATTAAAAGAAAAACTTTTACTTAAACTCTTTTCAGAATATCTATCGAAAGGTGGTTTCCCTGAGGTTGTTTTAACCGACAATTTAGAACTTCCCGGGCAATATTTCCGGGATATTATCCAGAAGGATATTGTTATGAGGTATGAGGTGCGTGAAAAAGGCATTCTTGAAAAGATGGCTATTTATCTTATAAGCAATGCCACAAAAACTACCTCTATTGAATCGCTTAAAAAGACCTTCAATATTTCCTATAAACTGGCATCTACCTATTTAGATTATTTGAAGGAGGTATTTTTGCTTTTTGAGATTCCACAGTTTTCCTATTCCTTAAAAAAACAGCAAAAGGGGTTTAAAAAGATATATGCTGTTGATTGTGGACTTGCCAATGCTGTCTCTTTTAGATTTTCAGAGGATAAAGGCAGAATGCTTGAAAATTGCGTTTTCTTACACCTTTTGCAAATGGGGCAGGAACTCTACTATTATAAGACAGGGAATAATTTAGAGATTGACTTCCTGGTTAAGGATTTTAATGATAGAAAAATACCTATTCAGGTAACCTGGGAATTTGA includes:
- the asnB gene encoding asparagine synthase (glutamine-hydrolyzing), which produces EGMYINNNIGLGHRRLSIIDLAQGHQPLSNEDKTIWVVFNGEIYNYPELRDELINKGHLFTTNSDTEVIVHLYEEKGDEFVCYLRGMFSIGLWDAKAKKLILCRDRVGKKPLHYFIDKDRIIFGSEIKSILQDQTIKKVLNYEAVDDFLSFLCVPAPKTIFKGISKLLPAHILICTSTGISIREYWDFKFETTPGLNEDEYKENLTHLLKESVQCRLMSEVPLGAFLSGGIDSSCVVGMMSQLSEKPVITSSIGFDEAVFDELKFARLVASHLKTNHHEYIVRPDALEVLSKLVYHFDEPFADSSAIPTYYVSKMAKEDVTVALSGDGGDEFFAGYNSYQYNISQDRIRRLIPEFIKRYILRPFLNHYPKFLRAKRYLTSISSSFESTLMMSKSFYDAQMKQQLYTDEFKSQLSGYDPFVVLEPYLNRSKGWDTLSRAQYIDAKTYLSDDILVKVDRMSMAVSLEVRAPLLDHKLIEFVATIPPELRLKKGVSKYILKKSMEELVPLEILERGKKGFSVPLNLWLKKDLKNMVEETLLVPKALQRGYFKPEYIQWMWREYQKGTKNLATQFWCLLMFELWHRAYIEGEQI
- the pelF gene encoding GT4 family glycosyltransferase PelF, producing MRKINVMHLVYSLTRGGMETGLVARVNKHNQDLFNPALCSFTTGGALKELVKDGIEIVELKKKKGNDWTLPLKLMGLFKKKNIQIVYTHNWGTLCEGVIGARLAGVPIVIHQEHGTVIDVVKSKKIRFWAQRFIFNFVDQITTVSESLRKLMIDSLGINEKKIITILNGVDLDRFKNNINKNEERKKLGLSVDEPVIGTIGRFVPVKDHKTLLFSMLDIKNEVPGIKLLLIGDGPLKNELEALVKKLGLSENVLMPGERGDIPQLLKTMDVFILPSLFEAMSRTILEAFASEIPVVTTNVGGNPEVITHNLNGLLVPPQNPKALAGAIISLLKDKNKAFRFGVAGKKLVEEKFSLQRMVEDDEKLFKYHLKRVGLLKYGNSS
- a CDS encoding ATP-binding protein, producing the protein MKINVSQIIKVIEFWQNTSRGDKLYPRAIVEAIDIKTSEIVDIIGPRRSGKSSVLKLLIKHLNLKDNSLYINFEDPYFIEHDHPSIIEEIISVYKEYFNPGLCYLFFDEIQVISQWERTIRKLRDSSQFKIFITGSSSKLLSSEIASLLTGRHLSYQLLPLSFGEYLQFKGVEILNKKDIILKEKLLLKLFSEYLSKGGFPEVVLTDNLELPGQYFRDIIQKDIVMRYEVREKGILEKMAIYLISNATKTTSIESLKKTFNISYKLASTYLDYLKEVFLLFEIPQFSYSLKKQQKGFKKIYAVDCGLANAVSFRFSEDKGRMLENCVFLHLLQMGQELYYYKTGNNLEIDFLVKDFNDRKIPIQVTWEFESKKTKGRELSSLISTMDELKLTEGIILTYDDEDSISIDNKFINIKPVYKWLLEREGRND